From Fusobacterium varium:
TTCTGCTAATTTATATTTTTATATTTATTTTTAAGTATCAAAAAAAGAAGTAGATGATTTTTTATTTATCTAAGCTACTTTTAATGAGTGAAGTGTTGTTCCTAAGCGATTATTTATATTTCTGCTTAGATATCTGTTGAAGTTGTAAGCGATACAAAACAAACATATTTCTCTTAAAACACTTTTTTTACTTCGAACTTTTAATTTTCGCAATTTCATATCTTCTTTCAAAACTGCAAAAGCACCTTCTACTTGAATACTTCTGTTCATTCTTAATTGTTTTCCATAATTGCTTGATACATTCTCTTTTGATTTATTTGATAAAATTCTAAATCTCGCATTGTACTTAATTTTTTTGTTAGTTTCAGGATTCCAAAAATATTGAACTGTATTATTTTTGTTAGAGTATAGAAATTCTAATTCTAATCCATCTTTTCTAAATAGCTTATTTTCAGAATTATTATATATTAAATTTTCTACTCTGTTTAAATCATTTTTAAACTTTCTGATTTTAGATTTTTCAAAATATATTGGTTTTATGTATGAAGTATAGTCCATTTTTTCCAAATATTCATAATTTGAAATACTTTCATATCCTGCATCAGCTACAATATTTTTAATTTCTAAATTTTGAGATGAAATTTTCTCTAAAAATGGAATCAAAGTTTTAGAATCAGAAGGGTTAGAAAAAATTTCATATGAAGAAATATATTCACTAATCACTCCTATTTGTAGATTATATCCAGGTTTTAATTGACCATTTCTCATATGGTCATCTTTCATTCTCATAAAAGTAGCATCTATATCAGTTTTTGAATAGCTATTTCTACCATTAAGATTTTTAAAATGATTAGAATATTTTTGATACTTTTCTAAGTATTCTGCGCATAATTCTAAATACTTTTGCTCTTTAGATTTTCTCTTTCCTCTACCTTTGACTATTTGAAAATTCAAATTAGAAAGATATGAATATATTTCAAGGAAGTTGTCATATTGTAAGTTGAAATC
This genomic window contains:
- a CDS encoding putative transposase, which translates into the protein MQKPTNNNIFFQLNQPKLFNFLQYEISDNDPVRKLSSILEELDFSSLMQVFSYKTKVHPIRMFSIIVYAYSRNLTSTRDIEMACHENIKFRFLLQDSKIPDHSTISRFLVKTEDILPDLFEQFVEKIFEMENISTETIYIDGTKIEAYANKYTFVWKKSIEKYRTRLDEKILELISNFNDDFNLQYDNFLEIYSYLSNLNFQIVKGRGKRKSKEQKYLELCAEYLEKYQKYSNHFKNLNGRNSYSKTDIDATFMRMKDDHMRNGQLKPGYNLQIGVISEYISSYEIFSNPSDSKTLIPFLEKISSQNLEIKNIVADAGYESISNYEYLEKMDYTSYIKPIYFEKSKIRKFKNDLNRVENLIYNNSENKLFRKDGLELEFLYSNKNNTVQYFWNPETNKKIKYNARFRILSNKSKENVSSNYGKQLRMNRSIQVEGAFAVLKEDMKLRKLKVRSKKSVLREICLFCIAYNFNRYLSRNINNRLGTTLHSLKVA